The genomic segment GAATGTCTGGGAATCTGGAGGCTTCAAAATGAAAGCCAAGCCATGCAGATTGTTATCCAAGGTGAGAAATACAATCAAGCAAAGGACGGAAATTAGCGTTGACATTGCAATCAACATGAAGCTCTCATTCCACCTATTTTCCTGCGTCTTCACTGTCTTATTCTGTAGCTTCTGTTAAGGTGAACTCACATCCTCAGCAGCTTTACAACACGTTCCGTTCGCAAGCAATACCATTGCTTACTGTacttacagcacacacacagccgtcTGTGCCTGAATGTTGTCACTGTTTTGAGACCTCATTAAAAGTAGGTAGTCTTCCCTTCATCCACATGCACAGTGTGGGCTGCCAAAGTCTCTTTTGTGTTCAATATTTTAGACAGGAggagctttttttgtttgtttttttttaagaaaagcacAGAGCAGAAACATCAACACCCTAaactcctcacacacacacatacacacacaccacctcgTGCCTCTCTGAGATTCTTCCTTTTGTGTCCCAttgtctctgctgctgtagTTCATcacactaaagaaaaaaataattatctaTAGTCCACCTACAactgttaaaatacaaaacactgctCAGCAAAGCTTGGGTGGATTGAAATCTTGATTTTCTAGGTTCTACTCAACAGAGAGATTCAAACAGACAATACTCTAatgtaaaaactgaagaaaaaagttttgaattCTGAAGGTTCTGCTTTAAAACCACAGATcgtcagaaaaacaaatactctTCTTCAGTGTTCCACACTAACGCCCTCCACATTCAGATGATTAAAGCTGAGATCCATATGTCTTGCTATTTTTTTCCCGCTgacatccatctgtctgtttctcatAAACGCATACACCAACACGTTTACCATGGCTGCAGGTGCTCTGCATACTCAGCACCTGAGGCAAGACTCATCATTGCTAATCTGATCACACCTGTCCCGGTTGCCAGTGCAAATAACGTCTGTTCAGAAACAGAGCCAGCACACTGGAAGCAACATATTTTCCACTCAACAAGTTTTCCATAGCAAAATAAGGACCAAATCCAGAAGAACTAAACATTAATAACAGGTGCATTTGCTAGGTTTTGCAATGGCTTATTAAGAAATAGCTGGATGTGGTTTTCTTATGGATCCGAGATTCCTACCCAAACTTTTAAGGAATACCCTCCTTTGTGTTGTCGAGAGTTAGCTGAAAAGTTTGATACCAGTCCTCAGTCCGtccgttaaatatgaagctggagccggGAGAGAGTTAGCATAGGTTAGCATAAAGAggcagggagaagaaaaaaaaaaaaaaagaaaaaaaaaagttacactttttgtttaaacactttaaacaggacataatgtaaatttttttagcttcagaggtgctggaaggcaaatttttaacctttggacagagcaatgCTGGCTTCCCCCTGCATCTCTATGCTAACCTAAGCTTATCATGTCCTGGCTGCCTGCTTCATATTgttaatggacagacatgagagtggaatTGATCTTCTCATATGATTCTAGGTAGGAAAGGGCATAAGcgcatttttcaaaatgtcaaactatgcATTTGACCATACCACATCTTTGCCTGTGTCACTTTTGAATTACGTGAAGTTGAGTTTTCTACGCAGAATGTAAGGTGCAATCACATGTGAAGAaaccattagaaaaaaaagaaatcacaagaAATCTGCTCAATGTGCTATTTGAGTAAGGTCCTGGCTAAAtctatttgaaaaaataacttctttctttttcccaggTTTTCTCCTTGTTGATTGTTGCAATTGGGGTATACGCTAAAGTCCAGAAAGCTACAGGTACATACATAAAACACTTTTTCCATATTCAGGTATATACAGAGAGAAATTGTCTATTATACTGTGTTACAACTatagtggattttttttttttaaatcatttttaaaatatgtccaTTTAACTCCAGGTTTTTGGAGTGTTTGCAGTGACACTTGGCCTTTTGTATTTGCACCCCTGTTGAGCTACCCCTACATGAAGCAATTGCATGTCATGTTTAGTAGGTCGGCCAGTAATGAAGTATACAGTAGATGGACAACAAAAAGGATTAATATGGGCTCATCCCACTGATTACTCCTCTATATTCTGTATAATCCACAACAGAAGAGCAGTGTAAAAGaactaattattttaaataaaaaggttaaaaattaGGGTAGAAAGCATAGAAATAAATACAGGGAGGAAAGGAAGTACAGGCAGGAATAGAGGATAGACATCTAAACAGAGGCTGTTATGTTCCTGTCTTTCTGCCAGACACAGTGCGGGACACCTTCCTGATCGACCCAGCTGTCATCCTAATTGTGGTGGGGGTGGTCATGTTCTTCATCACTTTCTGTGGCTGCATTGGAGCCCTCCGAGAGAACATTCGCCTCCTAAAGACAGTAATAGACATAGTAGACACATTACTAATACTGGTGCTGTGTTTTGCTTCCAATGTGGTAGctcaaattacatttaatccAAAGCCGATTCTTACATTTTACGTGTAAGAACAAATCAGACAGTCAGCTTTGATTCTGCCTTAGACTGTTTTCatatgtgtgtcttttctgtctgtagTTTTCTTTCAGCCTGACACTGGTCTTCCTCACTCAGCTGGCCATAGCAATTCTGGGTTTCTTCTACTCTGATCAGGTATCTGCCTCTTCACTGAAAATTCTGTGCAGTAGTTTAgatattatataataaaaagTTACTGCAAGGTCCCATTTGGTTTCTCCAGTTGTCTTCCACAGTGACACCACCGTCAACCAGGAATGTTTTTGGGCATTCTGTCCATTTGTAACCTAGAGTGCATAAAACTTAATGAGAAATGGCATCTGAACCACAGATGGGACCGCTGAGCACACAGGGGGGAATGTCTTGTCAATGTCAGAGCCACGCAGCATacgcataaaaaaaaaaacaacaacacataaaCACCAGTACTATAGCCGACACTTTTGTTTGTGATGTTGCCTATAAGCCCCACAAATGTAtgtttcaggtttgttttgtaGAAAGCCAGAAATGAGAGGAAACATTCCTAATTCTCTCTCTACgacaaaactgacttgactgGAAAATACTTAGTTCTAGTTCACTACAACAGCAATAGTGTAGTCAAAGACCAAGCAGGAAACACAAActgtcagatgatcagacagtttttaaacaaagctCCTGGTAAGCCAGACTTATTTGTTAGAGAAAATTACGGCAAAGTATAAAATTATTACCTACACTGTCCATTGTTAACATCAATCACAGATCACACACCAACCTTCTGGTTCAACTTTGAACTACTGTACTTGCCGTAGCTGTGCATGCACATAGTTGTCCTCcaatattttttccactttttggGTGTGCACATTTCTTGGCTTTACctccaaagaaaaacagtttatatGACGATTCTGTGAGTACTAAATACATTTCGCAGCTTTGTGACCATAGGTATGGACAAAGCTATGATAATAACACACAAGTTGTGAGAAGACAGAATTGATTCtgaaccttttttcttttttgcatgtGACTGATGAATACAGGCAGTTACCTTCAGGTTGCATGCATTTTACTCTGTCTCAATTCCATACACGTACTGAGTAGTAACTCTAAGCAGCTTTCGAGCATGTAGTGTGTTTATACTGGGAAAGTGACAGAACACTGtagctgcaaaaaaaattaaacaaaattgcACCAACTGAAATATgccaaaaaagtaaatgttcAGAAAGACTTTTGTTTGgtctatataatatatagtataatTTGCAGCAAAATTATAACAGTTGATGCACACAATGCAATGTATTGACTCAAGCCCGATGGAACATGAACTGTAACTTTTCCTGTTGgtataaaacagtaaaagtgtGTTGATTTCTTGTATACCAACTGCATTAACAGTACACTATAGAGATAAGTAAATATACCTATCATCTGAACAAATTTCAGAAGCTTTAAGAGGTACAATTATATAGtatttaacaagaaaaagaaagtttagAGAGGGTACAAAGAATAAACATCATTTTGataacaaatctttttttttttttttttttcattttgtaataacTTCTGGGGGTACAGATCCCTAGGTTAGGGTCCTACTGATTACAAATGGCCGTGTCTGGCTGAGAACAGGTAACCAATTCAGTGACTgcataaatgtatatgtatgttatGCATGCCTCTGTATCCATCTGAGCCCTGTATGTGACCGCAGTGACTGATTTAGAGGCTACGGGAGAAGGGAAGAATCCCCCTTCTAGCATCCGTTTATCTCCTACAGTAACATCACATCAGGGATCGactgagaacaaaaacacaacagccaaCGGTGGCAACATTCCTTGACACTGGTGTCTAGTGGCAAGGCGTCTGGTGCCTGATGatacctctcctctcccttgtGTTGTCTGTCAGCACTCGGACTGCATGCTGTTAAACAGAGCAGTTTAACAACCCTCCCAGCATCCTTCCTCGCTAAATGATTCAAATGCTTCGGCACTTCAAAGTGGAACCAAATGTTCCATTTCAGCAGATCCCTTGAAGGAGACTTTGCCGCTAATGACATGTGGAGGTGTGACGGTGGGCGCCGAGGCCCTCGAGCATTCTATACCaagtggaaaacagaaacagagggagggatgggaTGAGAGTAGGGGGAACACTGTAAAAATCCTAACAAAATTTAGTAAAACTACTTAAGGATAAAAATTTGGGGCTATTTTGATACAGCTCACAGTATTTATCAACAGAACCTGTTTTAACATGGGCTGTAATACGAACAGAAAGCTTTCAGCAAACTGCTAACAGAAGTTCATTTCAGGcttaataaaattttaaatttcagctgctTATTAGCATACAGTGCTCCTATTAGCATATATTACATCTGAACTCAGTCTGTATAACCATGGCCCTCCTTGTTTTCAGAATTCTTAAAGGATGGAGATTTGCATTAAATACCTTTTCAAAACtctgtttacatgtgaaaattgaaaatctaAATATTAACAAAGCAGGAGCTACATAGTACCTTGAAAAGGAATATACTATCATGAAcaatgaaagcaaacaaaattaagtagcacagttttaatatttgaatcaaCCACTTAGTCTGAAATCCATGATACAAATTATTCAATCAAgtcaatgtattttatttatatttcacctGGGTTTTGTTTATTCAGCTTGAGTGGAGCCGATGAAAATGACCACATTATAATAACAAATGTGTAAGTTCAAGCAATTATCCTCTGCAGCTGAAATAGCGAAAAGCTGCGCATGTGCACTATGTTTGGTATGCATCGTGTGCATTCATCTCAAAGGCATGAAAGGTTTAATTCTCATTATCTCACACTCCTGAAGCCATCATACTGCAGCTGGAATTCCTGCTCCCCTCCTGACTTGTCAAGATACATCCCACATGATGCTCATACAATGCAAACGAGAGGATGTTATGCATCCCCTTTAGACATCTATtgttatttatattcattttaatatgtaCAGATACACAAGTATAGAATATTCAATGAAGGCACTTTGCATTTTAGAGATGCAGCTCAAGTAATTAACTGAGCCACAGAACCTGAGAGGTTTCACCATGTCACTGAGCACCTTAGCTGCCTGGTTATAAAGACATTTGTAGATACGTTCAACTCTGGCCATTTTAATGAAGTTATAAATACTAAgaagattttttcttttggatatGGAAAAGTTGATGTTATAAAACTATTATTCAGTGAATTAACCCCCCTCCCATATTCTGTCTCCTAGACTCGGGATGCTTTGGGAAAGTTTGTGAAGAAAGCCATTGTGCACTATAGGGATGATCTGGATCTGCAGAACCTGATGGATTACATCCAGAAAGAGGTGCTCCGGCCAATTCCACTTGGCTATAGTGGATGTGCTTGTGTCTGTAGATATCCCCATCACAAAAGTCTTCAAACTGATCACAGCTAGTAGTTTATTGAATAAGTCTTAGCACTAAATCAAGAAACCACAGCCAGTGACCACAGAGCTATATGTcttatgtttgttgttttggcctTGGTGAGGGTTTTTCCACATGAGAGTCTACATGTAAACAGTTCTTGTACTCTGAACCACCTCATGGGATATTCCTCTTCCGTCTGCACACACTGGCACACTTGTGAGCCTGGATTTTCCCATGGAAGAAGCCCAGACTAGCAGGATGTACAGGGCAGTGCAAGACCATATTTCTAAATATGTACCTGTACTgtgttctcctctctctctctttctcttgcctTCATTCAGTTCAAGTGCTGTGGGTGGAACAACTACACAGACTGGTCTTGGAACCTGTACTTTAATTGTACACATAAGAACCCAAGCTCCGAGCGCTGTTCTGTACCTTACTCCTGCTGCACTCCTGTTCCTGgagaggtttgttttgttttttataaaaaaacttTGTTGAATGCCAGTTAGCAACATTTTTTAGCTACAAAAAGAGGTTTCAGAGTAATGTGAGGCAGCAAATTGCAAGTGCACTGTGCAAAAACCTGTAGATTTATCAGCCAGcaaagacataaaatgtcatTGATGTAACATCTGAAACCAGGCCCAGCCAATACAATCCAGCTGCAAAGCTGCAATGCCAGCAATTTCAGACGTAAGTTCTGGACCTGGAAGGAGAATTTAACCTTCACCATCTACAGGCAAGAGAGgtaacaacagcaacagttcAAAACTTACATGATACCGAATCTCTGAGTAACAGAGGTGAAATGTTTCTCTCTTGCAATGAAAGAGAACTGCAAATGTAGATATCCTGATGTGCATCATCTAAAAGCAAAGAAAGTAATAGCTTCTGAACAGATATAACACCTGCAATTTTAACAGGCAATGAGTGTTAGTCTGGTCCCAGACCTCTGCACTGCTGCCCACATCTCAGATTTGTTTAGCAATTCAAATAGGTCTGGTGTTGTGCCCGTTGATGCATGTTACTCCAAGTTAGAGAAGCAAACATCGTCTTCCTACATAGCTGGCTAGCTACCTAGCcacatgaataaaatgaaaaatagaataGAGAAATGGTAGCAACTCTGGATGAGATCAACACAGCTACACATGCCAATGTCAGTCCACTAGATTCTGTGACAACTCTCGAATCAATACATTTACTTtgataaatgtgataaatgttAAGTTAACTGCTCCTCACAACCACTATCGCAGCTCCcatgttgactgaaaatgatcCCGGCAAGATTGATACATCACTCTCTACTGATTGGTTCGGGTAAACCGAAACAAAATAACCCTCCCTACCAATCAGAAATTTGataacatgaaaacaatatcagccagaatgaatgaagtgaaacaaaaatggcaatCTCCATTTCCTGATTATCAAGCTAAATGACAGATAAATAACAGCAGTTTATTTCTATGCTGATGTGTTACAACTCCCCACCCTGCACACACCAATTGACTACCATAAATTAGAAGAGATGCAAGAGCACAAATATTCTAAAAGCATTAGAATCCAAATGATCTACTGTATACAACATACCAGACAGTAAGTGGTCTGTGGATGGTGAGATGTAGCCAGAGTTTGAGCAAGTGATAAACagtatttgaattattttgattttagaTGAGTAAACAAGTATCAAAAACTGCAGAAGGTGTTTATTTCTTTGCCTGGAAGCAATATCAGCATGTCTACATCTGCAGGAACAACCTGCTGCTGGTATTACTTTCCATTCCTCTGGGTGAGGCAGGCTGTTGCACATAGAACTGGTCTGATAATAACAAACCAGTTTCTGAATTATGAAGAATCTGCAGATTGCATGAATGAGTGGTGTGTGACTTTGAGTGTCTTATTAAGTCAGGAGCCAGCTCCATGAGGTGGATTTCAAtctaaaaaaaagttcagaatGATATAATGGTCAAGGAAAAAATCTCCAAACTCAAGCCAGACAAACTGCATCAACAAAGACTGACAGTTGTCACATGATCTAGCTAACCAACGGGGACATAATTGACCTATCCAGAATATATAGAGTGTTGATATGCTATCTGTCATGCAGCCAACAGAAATATCACCAACCTTTACAGCGATGGTGGTTACCTGCTTCAAAATTGAAAGTCTTCTTTCATAAAggttttataatattttgtctaCCCAGAATCAACATACAAAGCTGCCTGCACATGCATAAACTAGAAGGGTTTTCAGAGATAGCAGACCTCTGGTAAGACCAATGTCAAACGACATACACAGACttaggagaaaaaaattcaaattcatagtaaatgattcAGATCTGCCCCCAAATTCAATggattcttccctggcccatgacCCATCACTCGACCAAGTTCATTGAAAAAcaattcagtactttttgtgtaatcctactgacaaataaacaaacaaacagacatgggtgaaaacataacctcgGAGGTAAAAGTGAAATGTGTGCAGATAAGGATGCATGCTAACACACAAcctgtatatacagttaggtacacaGGTATTTGGACATTGCTAAAATTTTCGTAAAATTGCCTCTGTACagcaccacaatggatttgaaatgaagccatcaagatgtgactgaagtgtagactttcagctttaattcaaggggtttaacaaaaatattgcattaaccgtttagaaaTCACAGCCATTTCTATAaatagtccctccattttaagAGGTAAACGAAATTGGACTAACcttttccaggcctttactgcagccgccttcagttgctgcttctttgtgggtctttctgccctcaatTTGGTCTTCACTAAGTAAATAGCATGCTCACTtgagttgaggtcaggtgacttacttggtcattgaagaatattcaatttctttgccttaataagctcttgggttgctttcacagtatgttttgggtcactgtactgtgaagcactgtcttatcagttttgcagcatttagctgaatctgagcagacagtatagcCCTACAAAATTTAGGttacccctggtcaaaatttctgttactgtcaatagctaagcaagtaaaagatggAATGATTTCGAAAAGGCATGaaattaaagatgacacatttctttaatatgttAAATGCCACTGGCTGCAGCACAAGCCtcagacctcaacttgacctccaatGTTTCTGTtgactgccatttcttaattacattaagaACTAaggaaatggctacctgaaaacactttactctcttcttatagccttctcctgctttgagggcatcaattattttaattttgcagaGTGCTAGGgagctgcttagaggagcccatgactgctgattgttgggacaaggattggggagtcagagtatttataaagctttgaaatttgcatcactgggtctttcctaacaatgactgtgaataAGCtgtagccctaacaagctaattaaggaCTGAGACCTTGGTGAAAGTTATCTGAGAGGGGTGCCCgaacttttgtatggtgctcctttactttttttcattctgaacttgtacaaaacaaaaacaatacactaatcttgcttaaaatgttgaaacgaatgtttcacctttaactttatgccttttagagatcagttcatcttctactcacttaactattcacagtaacagaaatttagACCAGaggttcccaaactttttctttccactgtatacacttcaaaattcatcctgctacttttatcaacagtcacatcatcaataaacaccagtgatccACTTCCATTgccagccatacatgcccatactataacactgcctccaccatgtttgacagatgatgttttaTGCTTTGGATCACAAACCGTTCCTATCCTTCTCTATACTCTTCCCTTCCCATCATACtgttacaagttaatcttggtttcagctgtaaaaaaagaatctggttccagaactggacaggtttttttttagatgttttctggcaaagtctaatctggcctttctgttcatgagttgttaccagtggtttgcacttttgcaccttgtggtaaatcctctgtttttcattaatgaaagCATCTCGATTGTagacaatgatacgcctgcctccaggagagtgttcttgacctggctcgatgttgtgaagggtttttcttcatcaaggaaagaattccgcgatcatccactttagttgtcttctgtggtcttccaaGTGTTGATgtgcctctgaaaataagggactatgtataaaaatggctgtaatcccTAAATGgttcatgtgatatttttgttaaaccccttgaattaaatctgaaagtctatacttcaatcacatcttgatggctttgtttaaaatccatGGTGGTGCTgtataaaggaaaaactgcaaaaactgtatcactgtccaaatacttatgtacctaactgtatgtaaatAGTGTACTCATATTCCCactcacacaggcacatacaaaatgcccttaccctaaccctctgtgcagacacacagcagcacagctTGCAAGCCACCTCTGACAATTTGTTCTAGTCTTTGTGAAGACAGAAGACTAAAGAGTCCATGCAGATCCATCATACTAATATTGATTATACATCATGTTACCCAGAAAACAGGTCACAGCAACCCTTTTGTacatgggtgaaaaaaaaagaagaaaaaaaaaatcaattaattaaacacTATTACAGCTGATGCAGTACTGCAACCTGCTGTTCATGGCCTGCAACTGCATGGCTACCTCAGGGACTGAGGATGTGGTTGTAACGCTCTTGTCGTTTCCTTTCTTTGATTCAAAATCTCAATTGTTGTTAGCAGGCTTCTATAATCCTGTCCCTCAGCTGTTATAATAGTTAATATCTTTGGTAAAGCAAAATAACAAGAGATGTGAAAGAGTAGCCTGGGAGTGTGTCCTCTGAAAGTGTTTCCAGCATATCAGGTTTATGTGGTAATCAGGGTAATCTTTAAAACTCTCacattctctgtttctctgtctatctgtcacACAGGCAGTGATTAACACTATGTGTGGTTTTGGGGTTCAAACCCAGAACTACCTGGAGGCAAACAAGTCAATCTACCCAGTAGGTTGTGCGGACAGGGCCGTGCTGTGGATCGAGTCTCATCTGTTGCTAGTTGGGGCTCTCACCCTGGGACTAGCCTTGCCTCAGGTAACcagcacacatgcactcacttAATGCAAGCTGTGCAATAACTGGCAACAGTCCTTTGCCACTGGTAACCTCAGACAATTCTGGTTAGAGATGACTCTAATCTTGTCTTAAATAAGTTCTCTCACAACCACAAGTCAATAAAGGCATCAACTGGAGGCGTACCAGACTGAGTGTAGAGCAATCAACATATTGATGTTTCCTGAGGCAGGTTTGCATGGTGCATTTGGACCCAGCTGCAAAATAGTCTGGGTAGCACTTCAATCAATCAGGACCCTGCCCCTTTCCttaactaacacacacatataaacatcGATTAGTGGGCTTCCAAAAACTTCCCTGCAAAAATTCAGATTGTCTGACATAGAATAACCCCATCCTCGTATACAAGGGGAAACAATCTAATAAAAAACTCATTCTAAAAGAAACCAACAGGGGGTAGGGTTAATGTGAGGCCTCTGGGATAGGACTGATTTAAAATGGAGGGTTACACCTAGACAGCAACAACTAGGCACAATGGGACAATGAAATTTTAACTtaacattattcatttattacacTGTTCTAGATCAAAAGCACAGGTTAATGTGCAACCGAGGTAGAAGTCTGCATGTGATAATGTTAGCTTATGTGTCTAAGAGGGGAGGATACTGATGATTCCCTCCTATTCACTGAGCACcgctgcacaaacacacttcaaatCCCAAAGCATTAAGTAACACTAATAACTCAAGTCAATATGTTAGATTGGCCCTGAAATTACATTAGCATTTATCAAGAGCTGTCTCTAAGTAATTAGACCACTTACTTATCAAAATGATTCAGGTACTGTCACATTGCATTCTCACACAGCATGTAGCTTTGTCACTGGATCTTTATTTTGATCTATCTCGCTCTCATATCTGCCTGATTGGGTCCCAAGTGATTCTACTGAGATGGAAGTATGTGAATTACCCATGAGTCCTGCCAAAACAATTGCATTAGTATTCCAGTTGCTTTGATGTGCAGTGAATCTGATGATGaagttcttttttgtttcacacaTTCTTACTAAACATAATAACTAGATTTGTCTGCATAACTAGTcacatttaaatcaaactgtTAATTACTGAAAAGCTCAATTAAAAGCTGAGTTTGCCATCGAATGTGTGTTCTCGCTGTGAGAAACACTTTGTGATCAGTTCTATAGGAAGTGAGAGGTATAAAGGGTTATGATCCCGtaaattataaaacaatacaatctTTTCAAATGACTTTATCCAAACAGTTTTATCTAATTTCGAAACATTTCCTCCCGGTGCCAGATGAGCATTGCGACACCCTTCCGAGGGACCTTGAGATGCACAGCACGGGCTGTACAGTTACCAAGAGTCTGTTTCTGTAATCTaaactggctgctgctgtcctCCAGATTGCAGGGATCGTGCTGTCCCAGATCCTGATCTCTCAGATCCAAGATGAGATTACCTCAGTGTTGTGAAAGTGGATCGACAcaggggaagaggagggaaaaaacgAACTTACAGTACTCCACTCAGCTCCACTGACATGTGCAaggacatctttttttttactgctacTGTATATCTGCAATGTTTGAGTACATTTCCTATTCTTAACGTGCTGTTGCCCTCGGGCATACAAGTGTGGTGCACTTTATTGTGTTACTAAAATAGTCATTTACATGCAAAGTGCAAAGTGTATATTTATTGGTTTTGATAATGGTTTTTGTATTGATATTGACATGAAGATTTTATCTCTGAAGaagtatttatatttaaatgtgatgtttGCTAATAAAATTCAGAACAAGAAGAAAGTCACAGTCACCTACACTGATTAGAGGTATCAGTTTTGCTAAAAGAATAAACT from the Xiphias gladius isolate SHS-SW01 ecotype Sanya breed wild chromosome 8, ASM1685928v1, whole genome shotgun sequence genome contains:
- the tspan33b gene encoding tetraspanin-33b, yielding MDRKLNLNRAETFSFVNPWIRYFLFFFSFLFWVFSLLIVAIGVYAKVQKATDTVRDTFLIDPAVILIVVGVVMFFITFCGCIGALRENIRLLKTFSFSLTLVFLTQLAIAILGFFYSDQTRDALGKFVKKAIVHYRDDLDLQNLMDYIQKEFKCCGWNNYTDWSWNLYFNCTHKNPSSERCSVPYSCCTPVPGEAVINTMCGFGVQTQNYLEANKSIYPVGCADRAVLWIESHLLLVGALTLGLALPQIAGIVLSQILISQIQDEITSVL